ACACTCTGCATATTGCTTGAATTGTATAAAGGAAATGAAAAGAAGCAATTCAATGAACTGAAAAATATGCTGGAAACCATTACTCCAAAAACCCTCTCTACAAGACTCAGAGAACTTCAGGAGCATGGTCTTGTTAAAAAGGAGGTTGAAAGCTCACAAACACCTGTTAGATGCAATTATTCACTTACTGAATGTGGCAGAGAGTTTATTCAGGTAATCGATGAGATCAAAAACTGGGGACTTCGCTGGAAATTCGATAACCAGGAGTGCAGTATGTCGGATTGTCGATTCTGTGGTATCGAAGATGTCCTCTATACTAAGTAAGTCATATAATCTGATACATTAACCACATGCAATAATCCCCATATATGGAAAACATTATCAATCATTAGCAAGAATAATTAATGAAGGGATACTGAGTTCCTGCTTCCAGGAACAGGGGGATTAAAATGCCAAAACTTGCAATTGTTTACCTGAGCACTCAGGGAAATACCATGCTGATGGCAGAGGGTATTGCAGAGGGTGCCATTTCAAGAAATATTGATGTTGAGGTCAGGAGTTTCTATGAATGGAACCCGATGGATGCTGCATCTGCAGACGGTATTGCTGTGGGGTCGTCTACATTTAACTATGCAATGCACCCTCCGATTCAGAAGTTTCTGGATCAGATGCTAGAGACAGAGGTTAAAGGAAAAATAGGAGCAGCTTTTGGATCATATGGATGGAGCGGTGAAGCTCCTGTTATGATCGCAGATAAAATGAGAAAGGCGGGAATGAATGTCATTGATCCTGTCCTGAGGATACAGTACAGGCCAACTGAAAAAGATATTGCAGAATGTGTCCGGCTTGGGAAGGACCTTGCTGAAAAGATCAAACACAATAAATGAACAGGTTTCATACAATAGTTAAACAGCTGACATACAACTAATAACAATTAGCAGATGAAAGGATAATGGTGATTAAATATGGTTAAAATGCCAGATGAAGTAATTCAGACACTTAAAAAACAGAATCCAGTTCCTGTTGCTACAGCCAGTCAAAATGGCATTCCGAATGTAGCCCTTGTAGGTTTTTTGAAGGTAATGAATGAAGAAACAATAATGATCGCAGACAATTTTTTCAACAAGACCGAAACAAACCTGAAAGAAAACCCAGAAATAGCTATAGTGGCGTATGACGGATATACCAAAAAATCATATCAGATCAAAGGACATACTGAAATAAAGACCTCAGGTCCTGAGTATACAGCAATGGTGGAATGGGTCAATTCTGTTATGCCTGATATGCCAAAGAAGGCTGCAGTTATTGTTCATGTTGACGGGGTATATAACTCACAGCCGGGACCAGATGCAGGAAAAAAAATCGTATGAAGTATCAGTATACCTCATCTCTTATTTTTAGAAGTTGTTTTGCATAGTATTCAATGAGTTCCCGCTTTACAAGTCTGGACAGCCACCTTTCAGGAATTGATCCTGCACCATAATAGGCTCCTGCCAGCTGGCCAAATATGGCACCTGTAGTATCTGCATCTTCTCCAAGATTTACTGCCATGAGACACCCTTGCTCAAATGACCTGCTTCTATAGAAGGCCCACATAGCAGCTTCCAGACTATTGACAACATACATTGTACCTTTTATCTGGGGTGGCTCTTTGATTTTGAATGAACCTGAAGCAATCACTCTGATTTCATTGCACAGAGGATTTTTCTGCCAGTATTCTCTTAAAGGGTAATAGCAGCTGGAGAGAAGTGCTTCTTTTCGCACCCCCAGTAGTGCACCTGTTATAAGCGCACCCATGTATCTGCATGCATCAATGGCAATCCTTGAATTGTGGGTGGTTTTTGAACTCTTACCAGATAACTCTATTGCTTTTTGTGGATCCTCTGCAAAAGCCAGGGGAACAGGCGCCAGTCTCATAAGGGAACCATTGGTAGGCATTCCATCGTGAACAGGAGC
Above is a genomic segment from Methanosalsum zhilinae DSM 4017 containing:
- a CDS encoding ADP-ribosylglycohydrolase family protein; this translates as MKMETRYLGSLLGLATGDALGAPVESKPPGNFDPILDMTGGGSFNLNPGEWTDDTSQALCLAESLIEKMGFDQEDQLERYLKWYREGYLSSTGKCFGIGPTTSRSLELFEKERFSVAPVHDGMPTNGSLMRLAPVPLAFAEDPQKAIELSGKSSKTTHNSRIAIDACRYMGALITGALLGVRKEALLSSCYYPLREYWQKNPLCNEIRVIASGSFKIKEPPQIKGTMYVVNSLEAAMWAFYRSRSFEQGCLMAVNLGEDADTTGAIFGQLAGAYYGAGSIPERWLSRLVKRELIEYYAKQLLKIRDEVY
- a CDS encoding pyridoxamine 5'-phosphate oxidase family protein gives rise to the protein MVKMPDEVIQTLKKQNPVPVATASQNGIPNVALVGFLKVMNEETIMIADNFFNKTETNLKENPEIAIVAYDGYTKKSYQIKGHTEIKTSGPEYTAMVEWVNSVMPDMPKKAAVIVHVDGVYNSQPGPDAGKKIV
- a CDS encoding flavodoxin domain-containing protein; amino-acid sequence: MPKLAIVYLSTQGNTMLMAEGIAEGAISRNIDVEVRSFYEWNPMDAASADGIAVGSSTFNYAMHPPIQKFLDQMLETEVKGKIGAAFGSYGWSGEAPVMIADKMRKAGMNVIDPVLRIQYRPTEKDIAECVRLGKDLAEKIKHNK
- a CDS encoding winged helix-turn-helix transcriptional regulator gives rise to the protein MKDCTLYKTMDIIGKRWTLCILLELYKGNEKKQFNELKNMLETITPKTLSTRLRELQEHGLVKKEVESSQTPVRCNYSLTECGREFIQVIDEIKNWGLRWKFDNQECSMSDCRFCGIEDVLYTK